In Plutella xylostella chromosome 4, ilPluXylo3.1, whole genome shotgun sequence, a genomic segment contains:
- the LOC105387250 gene encoding actin-related protein 2/3 complex subunit 5-C gives MAKNTSSSAFRKIDIDQYNEDNFKDEEAEQSVPTGPDEGDVCAYLNQGRYVDALKLVLSNAPLGSSDQQVKDNALALTLKVLLAIKSAQIEEAVAALSQEDVDILMKYIYRGFEYPSEGSSGHLLLWHEKAFSIGGTGSIVRVLSDRMKV, from the exons atggctaagaacacttcCAGTTCCGCTTTTCGCAAAATTGATATTGATCAATACAACgaagataattttaaagaTGAAGAAGCAGAGCAATCAGTGCCCACTGGACCGGATGAAGGAGACGTTTGTGCCTACCTCAATCA AGGTAGATATGTTGATGCTCTGAAGCTTGTTTTGAGCAATGCCCCTCTTGGTTCATCAGACCAACAAGTTAAG GATAATGCCTTAGCTCTGACTCTAAAGGTGCTCCTTGCCATCAAGTCAGCACAAATTGAAGAAGCGGTGGCGGCTCTGTCCCAAGAAGATGTTGACATTCTCATGAAGTACATCTACAGAGGGTTTGAGTACCCATCGGAGGGCTCTAGTGGCCACCTGCTGTTGTGGCATGAAAAGGCCTTCAGCATTGGAGGAACTGGCTCCATCGTCCGAGTACTCTCTGATAGAATGAAAGTTTAA
- the LOC105388371 gene encoding uncharacterized protein LOC105388371, with translation METAKLLILLCCTSYSIASHSHNIPVEGYETKLQDLGQHVEIPETPVKIIKVTKTIAVKVPVPYPVRVVQKVPYPVHVNRPYPVPVPHIIRVPHDTPVGAHDGAAGAHAAAIDPHASLHGVGYGVQEDKSAEQPSPYGHGAAAPAPSYYDHSSESKSYDDAVGEYLRTHQLGSHGGDHQHYFH, from the exons ATGGAGACAGCG aaattattaatattactatGCTGCACATCATACAGCATCGCGTCCCACTCGCATAACATCCCCGTGGAGGGGTACGAGACCAAGCTGCAGGACCTGGGCCAGCACGTGGAGATCCCGGAGACGCCGGTGAAGATCATCAAGGTGACAAAGACCATCGCCGTGAAGGTGCCCGTGCCGTACCCCGTGCGGGTGGTGCAGAAGGTGCCCTACCCGGTGCACGTGAACCGGCCCTACCCCGTGCCGGTGCCGCACATCATCCGCGTGCCTCACGACACTCCTGTAGGTGCTCACGACGGCGCGGCCGGCGCTCACGCCGCGGCAATAGACCCTCACGCCTCGCTACATGGCGTCGGCTACGGCGTGCAGGAGGACAAGTCCGCCGAGCAGCCCTCTCCGTACGGCCACGGCGCAGCGGCCCCCGCACCCTCGTACTACGACCACAGCTCCGAGTCCAAGAGCTACGACGACGCAGTGGGAGAATACCTCAGGACGCACCAGCTAGGTAGCCACGGAGGTGATCACCAGCACTACTTCCATTGA
- the LOC105387218 gene encoding phosphatidylserine synthase has translation MKHIKKPSDNTITSTNVDAFSSINERPVDDISLEFFYKPHTITLLAVSIAAVIYTAFVRDESSMQDNIWAGICCVIFFFLIISVLTFPNGPFTRPHPAVWRIVFGMSVLYLLALLFLLFQSNSSVNEIMYWVDPNLRNFRIDMDKEYAVNCSDISVAKIWSHVDVFAWGHYLGWTFKAILFRHAGLLWAISIMWEITEIAFAHLLPNFLECWWDSLILDVLVCNGFGIWCGLKICKVLEMREYRWVSIRDISSTTGKIKRAILQFTPVQWTPVRWLDPTCTYMRFFALSQLVVFWQISELNTFFLKHIFEMPPSHPLVIARLLLVGVIVAPSVRQYYIYVTDPTCKRVGTQCWVYGAIMVTESMLCIKNGKELFGQAQVYNVIIWLVIQMLVSVCCVYGVVVYDKYLQPSKYNAEADTPTKED, from the exons ATGAAGCATATAAAAAAACCCTCTGATAATACTATAACCTCAACAAATGTGGATGCCTTTAGTTCAATTAACGAAAGACCAGTGGATGATATATCGTTGGAATTCTTCTATAAGCCTCACACTATAACTCTTTTAGCTGTATCAATAGCGGCTGTTATATACACCGCATTTGTGAG AGATGAATCAAGCATGCAGGATAATATATGGGCAGGGATATgttgtgttatatttttcttccTGATAATTTCAGTTCTAACTTTTCCAAATGGCCCATTTACAAGACCGCATCCTGCTGTATGGAGAATAGTTTTTGGAATGTCAGTTCTGTACTTGCTTGCACTACTCTTTCTCCTGTTTCAAAGTAATTCTTCTGTTAATGAAattatgtattgggttgatCCAAATCTCAGAAATTTCCGTATTGATATGGACAAA GAGTATGCTGTGAATTGTTCTGACATATCTGTGGCAAAGATTTGGTCCCATGTTGATGTTTTTGCTTGGGGCCATTATTTGGGATGGACTTTTAAGGCCATTTTATTTCGACATGCTGGTTTGCTGTGGGCAATATCCATTATGTGGGAGATTACAGAAATTGCATTTGCTCATTTATTGCCAAACTTCTTAGAGTGCTGGTGGGATTCACTTATCCTGGATGTTCTTGTTTGCAATGGATTTGGTATTTGGTGTGGACTCAAAATATGTAAAGTTTTGGAAATGAGAGAATATAGATGGGTCAGCATAAG GGACATCTCTTCAACAACAGGGAAAATTAAAAGGGCTATTCTACAATTCACACCAGTGCAGTGGACGCCGGTGCGGTGGCTCGACCCAACATGCACCTACATGCGATTCTTTGCTCTGAGCCAGCTTGTTGTCTTTTGGCAAATATCAGAGCTGAATACATTCTTCTTGAAGCATATATTTGAAATGCCGCCATCACATCCATTAGTTATCGCTAGGCTTTTACTAGTTGGTGTAATAGTTGCGCCGTCAGTCAG ACAATATTACATCTACGTGACGGACCCGACGTGCAAGCGCGTGGGCACCCAGTGCTGGGTCTACGGCGCCATCATGGTCACCGAGTCGATGCTGTGCATCAAAAACGGAAAAGAACTGTTTGGTCAAGCTCAAGTGTACAATGTCATAATTTGGCTAGTCATACAAATGCTGGTCTCTGTGTGTTGCGTGTATGGCGTAGTTGTGTACGACAAGTACCTACAG CCAAGCAAATATAATGCTGAAGCAGATACTCCTACAAAAGAAGATTAA
- the LOC105387231 gene encoding GDP-fucose protein O-fucosyltransferase 1 — MIRLCLIILFINLVRTAEYDTSGYLVYCPCMGRFGNQADHFLGALAFSKSLNRTLILPPWVEYRYGELKSIQVPFDTYFKTNVLQKYHRVITMESFMKELGSKIWPQNKRVSFCYTKRNGEITNSCNAKSGNPFGPFWDTFSIEFVDSEFYGPLHYDAHDTAMIKKWTSKYAASEWPVLAFTGAPASFPVQNENRGLHKYLKWSNDITTRAKQFIKENMSGGSFLGIHLRNGQDWVKACQHVHNSPTLFASPQCVGYKNERGPLTMSMCFPEKSVIFKQIKRALRKVEDTKYIFVASDSNHMINEISAELKSTGVKVLRLTPSNPHLDLAILGQANYFIGNCVSSYSAFVKRERDARGIPSEFWSYPHKKKTKHEEL, encoded by the exons ATGATACGTCTGTGCCTTATTATACTATTCATAAACTTGGTCCGTACGGCCGAATATGATACGTCTGGTTATTTGGTTTACTGTCCTTGCATGG GCAGATTTGGAAATCAAGCAGACCACTTCCTTGGTGCATTGGCATTCAGCAAGAGTCTTAATCGCACATTAATCCTACCGCCCTGGGTAGAATACAGATATGGAGAACTTAAATCTATACAAGTTCCTTTtgatacttattttaaaactaatgtgttgcaaaagtaTCATAGGGTTATTACAATGGAATCATTTATGAAAGAACTTGGTAGTAAAATATGGCCtcaaaataaaagagtatcaTTTTGCTACACAAAGAGAAATGGAGAAATAACTAACAGTTGCAATGCTAAATCTGGTAACCCCTTTGGACCATTTTGGGATACATTCAGTATTGAGTTTGTGGATTCAGAATTCTATGGCCCTCTTCATTATGATGCACATGATACAGCTATGATTAAGAAATGGACTTCCAAATATGCCGCTAGTGAATGGCCAGTTCTAGCATTTACGG GTGCACCTGCCAGCTTTCCAGTTCAAAATGAAAATAGAGGACttcataagtatttaaaatggaGTAATGACATCACAACAAGAGCTAAACAGTTCATTAAAGAGAACATGAGCGGCGGTAGCTTCTTGGGTATCCACTTACGTAACGGTCAAGACTGGGTCAAAGCTTGCCAGCATGTTCACAACAGTCCAACACTGTTTGCCTCCCCACAGTGTGTTGGGTATAAGAATGAACGAGGACCTTTGACTATGTCTATGTGCTTTCCAGAAAAGTctgtaatatttaa GCAGATAAAGAGAGCATTAAGAAAAGTTGAAGACACAAAGTATATTTTCGTTGCATCAGATTCAAACCACATGATAAATGAAATAAGTGCGGAATTGAAAAGCACAGGTGTTAAAGTATTGAGATTAACTCCCTCGAATCCCCACCTAGACCTGGCTATACTGGGTCAAGCCAACTACTTCATTGGCAACTGTGTATCATCTTACTCTGCGTTTGTGAAACGGGAACGTGATGCTAGAGGTATACCATCAGAATTCTGGTCATACCCTCACAAGAAGAAGACAAAACATGAAGAACTGTAA
- the LOC105387239 gene encoding 60S ribosomal protein L35 (The RefSeq protein aligns at 99% coverage compared to this genomic sequence) encodes MGKVKCSELRTKDKKELFKQLEELKTELTNLRVAKVTGGAASKLSKIRVVRKAIARVYIVYHQKMKVNLRNHYKNKKYKPLDLRPKKTRAMRKALSKHESKIKTIKEIRKKSLFPPRVYAVKA; translated from the exons ggCAAAGTGAAGTGTTCCGAGTTGCGGACTAAAGACAAAAAGGAGCTCTTCAAACAACTAGAAGAGCTCAAGACTGAGCTTACCAATCTGCGTGTAGCCAAAGTTACTGGTGGAGCTGCTTCTAAACTCTcgaaaat CCGTGTTGTGAGGAAAGCAATTGCACGAGTATACATTGTTTACCACCAGAAGATGAAGGTTAACCTCCGTAACCACTACAAGAACAAGAAGTACAAGCCTTTGGACCTTAGGCCCAAGAAGACCAGAGCCATGCGCAAAGCTCTCAGCAAACATGAGTCCAAAATAAAGACCATCAAGGAAATCAGGAAGAAGTCCCTGTTCCCTCCCCGAGTGTATGCTGTTAAGGCTTAA